The Vespula pensylvanica isolate Volc-1 chromosome 5, ASM1446617v1, whole genome shotgun sequence genome includes a window with the following:
- the LOC122629151 gene encoding F-box only protein 28 isoform X1: MYLCKLRIYVKLLLELLNMLNIIDLPDIVLETVLSNLTYDEISRYRIVCKQFDRICKKLLNRGFNLMEKYHAQCLRAVKSQLPRRESERRSHPLARHCDILTAIETRISMLSMTFIKYVDLNLCCFIPGKVIDEIFRVLRLIRDSKTPPRAHEILQELRDISSMAMEHFDEKILPDLKHSICTSVVSNVGSYELPGGSLMISHHTASSNNTTLSHSYSTEKLNQTFKKIYSRTKRNKISVTFVKFEITKMKLRMRKQMIQMRVQNLKLQKQAKKIHDQDTQLAEMRKHLEEWEQKMGDLTAELSRAREETQKPDSIDTCKRKHIDIINQRDSDSLQTKELEAKKRKLIVERKPSNDAKDVKFKKFISDLLAGNTVEGYPSTSH; encoded by the exons atgtatctatgt aaattacgGATATATGTGAAACTTCTCTTGGAATTATTAAACATGTTGAACATAATTGATCTTCCTGATATTGTGCTGGAGACTGTTCTCTCTAACCTCACTTACGATGAAATTTCTAGATACAGAATT GTATGTAAACAATTTGATCGAATTTGTAAGAAACTACTAAATCGTGGTTTCAATCTTATGGAAAAATATCATGCACAATGTCTACGTGCAGTAAAAAGTCAATTACCACGTAGAGAATCTGAACGAAGAAGTCATCCTTTAGCACGTCATTGCGATATATTGACAGCAATAGAGACAAGAATATCGATGTTATCAATGACATTTATCAAATATGTGGACTTAAACTTATGTTGCTTCATTCCTGGAAAA gtaatcgatgaaatatttcgtgTCCTCCGTTTGATTCGTGATTCAAAGACTCCACCTAGAGCGCATGAAATACTGCAAGAATTACGTGATATTAGTAGTATGGCTATGGAACACtttgatgaaaaaattttaccaGATTTAAAACACAGTATTTGTACATCTGTTGTTAGTAATGTGGGTTCTTACGAACTGCCTGGTGGAAGTTTAATGATTTCACATCATACTGCAAGTTCAAATAATACTACATTATCGCATAGTTATAGTACAGAAAAACTAAACCAAACATTTAAGAAGATTTATAGTCGtactaaaagaaataaaatttctgtaacatttgtaaaatttgaaataactaaaatgaaattaagaaTGAGAAAACAAATGATTCAAATGCGAGTCCAAAATTTGAAGCTTCAAAAACAAGCAAAGAAGATTCATGATCAAGATACACAGTTGGCAGAAATGAGAAAGCATCTGGAAGAATGGGAACAAAAAATGGGTGATTTAACTGCTGAATTAAGTAGGGCAAGGGAAGAAACACAAAAGCCTGATTCTATAGACACTTGCAAAAGAAAACATATTGATATCATCAATCAACGTGACTCTGATTCCCTTCAAACAAAAGAATTAGAAGCTAAAAAGCGTAAATTAATTGTAGAAAGAAAACCATCAAATGATGCAAAAGATGtcaaatttaaaaagtttatatcaGATCTTCTTGCAGGAAATACAGTAGAAGGATACCCATCTACTTCACACTAA
- the LOC122629152 gene encoding thioredoxin-related transmembrane protein 1, with translation MSYAGMGRVFYIACFSLLLGVVSANNQRVAKESLVEQLDEENWERMLHGEWMVEFYAPWCPACRSLEPVWEHLASWKENLNINVGKVDVTTSPGLSGRFMVTALPTIYHVMDGVFRQYKSPRDEDALIEFVSEKTWKKIDPISNWKNPTSVHMSLLSQFFKLSQILRGVHNNLTEDFGLPIWASYLIFAMTTVILGAILGISIICFIDLICPPKCIHQRMKKQQDESGTVAQEKSSADDEIVENVKDDLIDEEGSESEEITETSSKEKDSKADTSSPNVRKRKPRKAD, from the exons ATGTCGTACGCTGGGATGGGACGTGTTTTTTACATCGCGtgtttttctctcctcttggGAGTTGTAAGTGCAAATAATCAACGAGTGGCAAAAGAATCTTTGGTAGAACAGCTCGATGAAGAGAATTGGGAGCGTATGCTTCATGGAGAATGGATGGTGGAATT ttatGCTCCATGGTGTCCAGCTTGTAGATCTCTTGAGCCTGTATGGGAACATCTAGCATCttggaaagaaaatctaaatataaacGTTGGCAAAGTAGATGTAACTACTTCTCCAGGACTTAGTGGCCGCTTCATGGTTACAGCTTTGCCTACTATTTATCA tgtAATGGACGGTGTCTTCAGACAATACAAGAGTCCAAGAGATGAAGATGCACTTATTGAATTTGTATCAGAAAAAACTTGGAAGAAGATTGATCCTATATCCAATTGGAAAAATCCAACTTCCGTTCATATGTCTCTTCTTAGTCAATTCTTTAAATTGTCACAAATATTAAGg ggTGTTCATAATAATCTTACGGAGGATTTTGGATTGCCAATATGGGCAAGTTACTTGATCTTTGCTATGACGACTGTTATTCTAGGCGCTATATTGGGCATA tcCATCATATGCTTTATTGACTTGATATGTCCACCTAAATGTATACatcaaagaatgaaaaaacaacAGGATGAAAGCGGTACGGTTGCGCAAGAAAAAAGTTCTGCAGATGATGAAATCGtcgaaaatgtaaaagatgATTTAATAGACGAAGAAGGTTCAGAATCGGAGGAAATAACTGAAACAAGCAGTAAAGAAAAGGATTCCAAAGCAGATACCAGCAGTCCGAACGTTCGTAAGCGTAAGCCACGTAAAGCTGACTAg
- the LOC122629151 gene encoding F-box only protein 28 isoform X2 yields the protein MLNIIDLPDIVLETVLSNLTYDEISRYRIVCKQFDRICKKLLNRGFNLMEKYHAQCLRAVKSQLPRRESERRSHPLARHCDILTAIETRISMLSMTFIKYVDLNLCCFIPGKVIDEIFRVLRLIRDSKTPPRAHEILQELRDISSMAMEHFDEKILPDLKHSICTSVVSNVGSYELPGGSLMISHHTASSNNTTLSHSYSTEKLNQTFKKIYSRTKRNKISVTFVKFEITKMKLRMRKQMIQMRVQNLKLQKQAKKIHDQDTQLAEMRKHLEEWEQKMGDLTAELSRAREETQKPDSIDTCKRKHIDIINQRDSDSLQTKELEAKKRKLIVERKPSNDAKDVKFKKFISDLLAGNTVEGYPSTSH from the exons ATGTTGAACATAATTGATCTTCCTGATATTGTGCTGGAGACTGTTCTCTCTAACCTCACTTACGATGAAATTTCTAGATACAGAATT GTATGTAAACAATTTGATCGAATTTGTAAGAAACTACTAAATCGTGGTTTCAATCTTATGGAAAAATATCATGCACAATGTCTACGTGCAGTAAAAAGTCAATTACCACGTAGAGAATCTGAACGAAGAAGTCATCCTTTAGCACGTCATTGCGATATATTGACAGCAATAGAGACAAGAATATCGATGTTATCAATGACATTTATCAAATATGTGGACTTAAACTTATGTTGCTTCATTCCTGGAAAA gtaatcgatgaaatatttcgtgTCCTCCGTTTGATTCGTGATTCAAAGACTCCACCTAGAGCGCATGAAATACTGCAAGAATTACGTGATATTAGTAGTATGGCTATGGAACACtttgatgaaaaaattttaccaGATTTAAAACACAGTATTTGTACATCTGTTGTTAGTAATGTGGGTTCTTACGAACTGCCTGGTGGAAGTTTAATGATTTCACATCATACTGCAAGTTCAAATAATACTACATTATCGCATAGTTATAGTACAGAAAAACTAAACCAAACATTTAAGAAGATTTATAGTCGtactaaaagaaataaaatttctgtaacatttgtaaaatttgaaataactaaaatgaaattaagaaTGAGAAAACAAATGATTCAAATGCGAGTCCAAAATTTGAAGCTTCAAAAACAAGCAAAGAAGATTCATGATCAAGATACACAGTTGGCAGAAATGAGAAAGCATCTGGAAGAATGGGAACAAAAAATGGGTGATTTAACTGCTGAATTAAGTAGGGCAAGGGAAGAAACACAAAAGCCTGATTCTATAGACACTTGCAAAAGAAAACATATTGATATCATCAATCAACGTGACTCTGATTCCCTTCAAACAAAAGAATTAGAAGCTAAAAAGCGTAAATTAATTGTAGAAAGAAAACCATCAAATGATGCAAAAGATGtcaaatttaaaaagtttatatcaGATCTTCTTGCAGGAAATACAGTAGAAGGATACCCATCTACTTCACACTAA
- the LOC122629149 gene encoding cilia- and flagella-associated protein 91-like encodes MVVFLIDTFYLTYNVNYRTMATQCKPIELITQEKCKHFQRSTSTAFQYFPTTQNKNIRYDTEILDTVLKNMKQQYCISMLQSKLFKNVETQTDYRESETQTVPWEPQYKIHPGHNPEVLTVTHLTWDHGLPAGMHEIEIINRTKMKRAWEMFLPPMDTEANIKIRRCITKALEEEQWAFRDAEIQYIMDLRLQLMEKLSHSKECKYNENMQNRFKRLKNDLGMYRDEKIKVIRQNLKRDLRKLHKLHYDKKQLQKRDTIQSYINHASKLYRSQLNFEKYSPGQFRKMKKQSYRNDNINHEKIQSIDAISTKLPSYKEPKSKIVSPTELCIRQTRWTDDKLKTLYMDLKAMRLNIIPPETSTLMKKKYKVPVLPSTPYRVQEHKDTSIDQAALYIQETIRGRATQCMMFEGRNRCRELIKELQFAYDIMDHNNEVQQIEKQEIIDIQQKQHNKLLQEEILCEIFDSLEGATVCGILDHLSKELIRLKDERNAHMFALFAERERLKREAAEAGRRQLELNRRRECDEMFRQIIKVDQGSVEIYLDDVIKEEIEEISYQNAEQHILQFFDHVDEISNNTIGNMTDLAEEEMIADMIYNFVLPEVGKFNVREQIKKKQQSYLQSAHAILYENSSDSLPVEPISSENSEEVHKESLFQEDSEENVQ; translated from the exons ATGgttgtttttttaattgatacatTTTACTTAacatataatgtaaattacaGAACTATGGCTACACAATGTAAACCAATTGAACTTATAActcaagaaaaatgtaaacattttcaaagatCAACATCAACAGCATTTCAGTATTTTCCAACAAcacagaataaaaatatacgttaTGATACTGAAATATTGGATACcgttttgaaaaatatgaaacaacAATATTGCATATCAATGTTGCAATCAAAGTTGTTTAAGAATGTAGAAACACAAACAGATTATAGAGAAAGTGAGACACAGACAGTACCATGGGAACCTCAGTACAAGATACATCCAG gtCATAATCCAGAAGTACTGACAGTGACTCATTTAACTTGGGATCATGGATTACCAGCAGGAATGcatgaaattgaaattattaatagaacaaaaatgaaaagggcTTGGGAAATGTTTCTTCCACCAATGGACACAGAagctaatattaaaatacgaagATGTATAACAAAAGCTTTAGAAGAAGAGCAATGGGCATTTAGAGATGCA gaaatacaaTACATAATGGATCTACGTCTTCAGTTAATGGAAAAGCTTTCACATTCGAaagaatgtaaatataatgagAATATGCAAAATCGCTtcaaacgtttgaaaaatgatttagGAATGTATAgagatgagaaaataaaagttattagaCAAAACTTAAAACGAGATTTgagaaaattacataaattacattatgataaaaaacaaCTTCAAAAAAGAGATACTATACAGTCATATATTAATCATGCTTCTAAATTGTATAGATcacaattaaattttgaaaaatattctccaggacaatttagaaaaatgaaaaagcaaTCATATAGAAATGATAACATTAATCATGAAA AAATACAAAGTATTGATGCTATATCAACTAAGTTACCGAGTTACAAGGAACCAAAATCAAAAATTGTATCACCAACGGAATTATGTATTCGTCAAACAAGGTGGACtgatgataaattaaaaacattatacATGGATTTAAAAGCAAtgagattaaatattatacccCCAGAAACATCaacattaatgaaaaagaaatataaagttcCTGTTTTACCATCTACACCATACAGAGTTCAGGAACACAAAGATACATCAATAGATCAAGCGGCATTGTATATCCAAGAAACAATTAGGGGTAGAGCAACTCAGTGTATG ATGTTTGAAGGTAGAAATAGATGTAGAGAACTAATTAAAGAACTACAATTCGCTTATGATATTATGGATCATAATAATGAAGTACagcaaatagaaaaacaagaaataattgatattcaaCAGAAAcaacataataaattattacaagaagaaattttgtgtgaaatttttgattctttAGAAGGAGCAACTGTATGTGGAATATTAGATCATTTAAGTAAA gAATTGATAAGATTGAAAGATGAACGCAATGCACATATGTTTGCATTATTtgctgaaagagaaagattaaaacgTGAAGCGGCTGAGGCTGGACGACGACAGTTAGAACTTAATCGCCGTAGGGAATGCGATGAAATGTTCCggcaaataataaaagtagatCAAGGTTctgtagaaatttatttagatgacgttataaaggaagaaattgaagaaatatcATATCAGAATGCTGAACAACATATCTTACAATTCTTTGATCATGTGGACGAAATCTCAAATAATACAATAGGAAA TATGACAGATCTtgcagaagaagaaatgatagCAGATATGATTTATAACTTTGTCTTACCAGAAGTAGGAAAATTTAATGTTCGAGAgcagattaaaaagaaacagcaAAGCTATTTACAAAGTGCACACGCAATATTATATGAGAATTCATCAGACTCTCTACCTGTTGAACCTATAAGCAGTGAAAATTCAGAAGAAGTCCATAAAGAATCACTATTCCAGGAAGATTCAGAGGAAAATGTACAATGA
- the LOC122629221 gene encoding uncharacterized protein LOC122629221 produces MMEVYPTLPKFMVQECPDEDDLTDIDDEVFIRDGKNGGLKLDEDGGVKRPLMAPRKKYRKLCKVGVNRFFYNTIFISICYWFIALIILLSLIALCMYAANIFPLSFATFKKWISHELKSSISKIHIIPCTSLSSKIIWKRTISKFTSEAPLRSNDVNKDGIEDIIIGFSTGLNTENTPECYNYFENQVPCLGGILALDGQTGNTLWIHWTVYAIFSMDCGLDITNDKINDCIASGEGGMLYAINGKDGFIIWKISNEELSSSEHLTMFHIYNAKFIPDIDGDGIGDVIATGTIQSDLSRSSRILIISAKKGHILHTINTPNIELFSTPQTIVHPDGENIFVLTANNQMQSGALYIASSTNFMYGNLKLKELHHSSGKAALLPPVLADITMDGIVDIIASMFDSTIIAYDGLTFNPIWNYTVPNSEILSSPIPGYYNDDDIPDFMVKHKVESAFPKYYYTISMIIDGQTGQPLLEKPIEDTLNKQISGLSVTIDGFGNDWFLHWSGNCLHNENFKEFSKNKNFLSQTHTDLCEIKFNSTLTTNLLALSQHVGPPGIILYSSEEYKILELNNSVDIEKEIDKYLESYHDMDSIDIGTSKMYKNYDKGVIFKHNRDEDILEESTNYHQKLPEMTYENQEHFEGDNRFDTNFQLNNLENVDTENSLHRKNKWITNKSLGNIKEYDTLYDNNNSNDKGDDQIIDYSQMDELREQSRQVTNNDTTNRDSVINNNNFYYLFSPTVRKKRVKQSNYILNKSMNYNKQRQRPSGILLPSFVDSKKGNSIDLVFSTFGSPLSETSITLLQEDLDCIYKKKILSKNSMHHRQNADIITECLNERNDNYNLFEKTIKQDNINIALGQMTVYRMKLECVCPEDMLPNQVCKTIASKQSWPEYLGSYDSGYFKPLHRNI; encoded by the exons atgatggaaGTGTACCCTACTTTACCAAAATTTATGGTGCAAGAATGCCCGGATGAAGATGATTTGACAGATATCGATGATGAAGTATTTATTAGAGATGGGAAAAATGGAGGATTAAAATTAGATGAGGATGGTGGAGTTAAACGGCCTTTAATGGCACcacgtaaaaaatatagaaaattgtgTAAAGTTGGAGTCAAtagattcttttataatacaatttttatatctatttgttATTGGTTCATAgcattaataattctattatccTTAATTGCCCTTTGTATGTATGCTGCTAATATATTTCCATTGTCATTTGCTACGTTTAAAAAATGGATATCTCATGAATTAAAATCTTCAATAagcaaaatacatataattccATGtacatcattatcatcaaagATAATATGGAAAAGaacaatatcaaaatttaCTTCAGAAGCTCCTTTAAGAAGCAATGATGTTAATAAAGATGGAATTGAAGACATTATTATTGGATTCAGTACAG gTTTAAATACAGAAAATACTCCAGAAtgctataattattttgaaaatcaagTACCTTGTTTGGGTGGAATATTAGCATTAGATGGCCAAACAGGAAATACACTTTGGATTCATTGGACTGTTTATGCAATTTTTTCAATGGATTGTGGACTGGATAtaacaaatgataaaattaatgattgcATTGCTTCAGGAGAAGGTGGAATGCTTTATGCAATTAATGGAAAAGATGGATTCATTATAtggaaaatatcaaatgaagAACTATCATCATCTGAGCATTTAAcaatgtttcatatatataatgcaaaaTTTATACCTGATATTGATGGGGATGGTATTGGTGATGTTATTGCAACAGGCACTATTCAATCTGACTTATCACGTAGCAGCAGAATTCTTATTATATCAGCAAAAAAAGGACATATTCTACATACCATTAATACCCCAAacatagaattattttctactcCACAGACAATTGTACATCCAGATggtgaaaatatatttgttttaactGCAAATAATCAAATGCAATCTGGTGCATTGTATATAGCATCTAGTACTAATTTTATGTATGGCAATTTA aaACTAAAGGAATTGCACCATAGTTCTGGTAAGGCAGCACTGTTACCTCCTGTTTTGGCAGACATAACAATGGATGGAATAGTAGACATCATTGCATCTATGTTTGATTCTACTATTATAGCTTATGATGGATTAACTTTTAACCCAATATGGAATTACACTGTTCCTAATTCTGAAATACTAAGCAGTCCAATACCTGGTTATTACAATGATGATGACATACCAGATTTTATGGTAAAACATAAAGTAGAATCAGCATTTCCtaagtattattatactatctCTATGATCATTGATGGACAAACTGGACAACCTTTATTAGAGAAACCAATAGAAGATACTTTAAATAAACAGATATCAGGTTTATCAGTTACTATTGATGGTTTTGGCAATGATTGGTTTTTACACTGGTCTGGTAATTGTTTacataatgaaaatttcaaagaattttcgaaaaacaaaaattttctatcacaAACACATACTGATTTATGTGAAATAAAGTTTAACTCAACATTAACTACAAATTTATTAGCTTTGAGTCAACATGTTGGACCACCtggtataattttatattcatcggaagaatataaaatattagaactTAATAATTCTgttgatatagaaaaagaaattgataaatatttagagTCATATCATGATATGGATTCAATAGACATTGGTACttcaaaaatgtataaaaactATGACAAAGGAGTAATATTTAAGCATAACAGAGATGAGGATATACTTGAAGAATCAACTAATTATCATCAAAAACTTCCTGAAATGACATATGAAAATCAAGAACACTTTGAAGGAGATAACAGATTTGATACTAATTTTCAACTAAATAACTTAGAAAATGTAGATACTGAGAATTCTTtacatcgtaaaaataaatggattacaaataaaagcttaggaaatataaaagaatatgataCATTATATGATAACAACAACAGTAATGATAAAGGAGATGAtcaaattattgattattcaCAAATGGATGAGTTAAGAGAGCAATCTAGACAAGTGACTAATAATGATACAACAAATAGAGATtccgtaataaataataacaatttttattatttgttttctccgacagttagaaagaaaagagttaaacaatcaaattacatattaaataaatcaatgaattataataaacaaagaCAACGACCAAGTGGTATACTATTACCTTCTTTTGTAGAttcaaagaaaggaaattctaTAGATTTGGTTTTCTCAACTTTTGGCTCACCATTGTCAGAAACATCTATTACATTGCTACAAGAAGATTtagattgtatatataaaaaaaaaatattatctaagaATAGTATGCATCATAGACAAAATGCAGATATTATTACAGAATGTTTGAATGAacgtaatgataattataatttatttgaaaaaacaataaaacaagacaatattaatattgctCTTGGACAAATGACAGTATATAGAATGAAGTTAGAATGTGTTTGTCCTGAAGATATGTTACCTAATCAAGTATGCAAAACCATTGCATCTAAGCAAAGTTGGCCAGAATATTTAGGATCGTACGACAGTGGATATTTTAAACCattacatagaaatatttaa
- the LOC122629223 gene encoding 2-aminoethanethiol dioxygenase — MSSAIQILWKQALKTFGSRRNAGYKLYQQNFDNLWNLINKITAEDVKVDKQILDFVKVQSAPMCVIVVFENRDMTIAIFMLKHGVTMPMHDHPGMHGFLKVISGTVEINSFTLKTNGDHINMNEEIKAFRHKPITLHKNSPACVLTPQDKNLHEISCIEGPAAFLDILSPPYGVDDSGKGPGPCTFFKTVNSKPCTDSGDIIEEVQLLATEKPPGFYSHNLKYTGPPLM; from the exons ATGAGTTCTgcaatacaaatattatgGAAACAAGCATTAAAAACGTTTGGCAGTAGAAGAAATGCAGGTTATAAACTATATCAACAAAACTTCGATAATTTATGGAAtctaatcaataaaataactGCAGAAGATGTGAAGGTAGACAAACAAATTCTTGATTTTGTGAAGGTACAATCTGCTCCGATGTgtgttattgttgtttttgaaaatagagatatgactattgcaatttttatgttaaaacaTGGTGTTACAATGCCTATGCATGATCATCCAGGAATGCATGGCTTTCTGAAG gTCATCAGTGGTACTGTTGAAATAAACAGTTTTACTTTAAAGACCAATGGTgatcatataaatatgaatgaagaaataaaagcatTTAGGCACAAACCTATAACGCTCCATAAAAATTCCCCTGCTTGTGTGCTCACACCGCAAGATAAAAACTTGCATGAGATTTCATGCATAGAAGGACCAGCTGCATTTTTAGATATACTTAGTCCCCCTTATGGTGTAGATGATTCTGGGAAAGGTCCTGGACCATGTACTTTTTTTAAAACAGTTAATTCCAAACCTTGCACAGATTCAGGAGATATTATTGAAGAAGTTCAATTGCTAGCTACAGAAAAACCACCAGGCTTTTATTCTCACAATCTCAAATATACAGGACCACCTTTGATGtga